A window from Citrus sinensis cultivar Valencia sweet orange chromosome 5, DVS_A1.0, whole genome shotgun sequence encodes these proteins:
- the LOC102614027 gene encoding pumilio homolog 12-like isoform X2, whose protein sequence is MLNSPGNRHLRDETTRFGSPSRGLPAAHFRRPRQESPRLPNTSLNEKSYFDETDLSAYFSHLNVNDRIFDNPVHHFPLVENGFFSHPCQEAEPINQDSSILNLLHNHNFDGLRSNGNELSSVPRNQWMSSLSLKRNQWLQDSFDCSSLRDLRGNIVALAKDQYGCRHLQRTMSSLPKEEIEMIFVEVIDRVCELMIDPFGNYVVQKLVELCSEEQRTRILLMLTNDDFQLVRICLNTHGIRAVLKLLENLTNPQQISLVLAALRPGAVTLTKDTNGHYVIQYCVKHFSHEDTKYLLNEVADNCYGIATDKSGCCVLQHCVEYSKGAQRERLVAEIIANALLLAEDCYGNYVVQHLLALRVPQITASLLRQLEGHYVSFSCNKYGSNVVERCLLESGEEQSTRIIIELLRSPNVSMLLMHPFGNYVIQSALLVSKGFVHDALRYLIRINSPMMRSNIYGKKVLAWFQKRRPPYI, encoded by the exons ATGTTAAACTCTCCCGGTAACCGACATTTGCGGGATGAAACGACGCGTTTTGGGTCTCCTTCCCGTGGATTACCGGCTGCTCATTTCCGCCGTCCGCGTCAAGAAAGCCCTCGCCTCCCCAACACTTCTTTAAACGAAAAATCCtattttgatgaaactgattTATCTGCTTACTTTTCTCATCTTAATGTCAACGATCGGATTTTTGATAACCCCGTTCACCATTTTCCGCTCGTTGAAAATGGTTTCTTTTCTCATCCTTGCCAAGAAGCAGAACCGATAAACCAAGATTCATCCATTTTGAATCTTCTACATAATCATAATTTTGATGGGTTACGCTCTAACGGAAATGAGTTATCCTCGGTGCCAAGAAACCAATGGATGTCCAGTTTGAGTCTTAAGAGAAATCAATGGTTGCAGGATTCATTTGATTGTTCATCTTTGAGAGATTTGAGGGGCAACATTGTGGCTTTAGCCAAGGATCAATATGGTTGTCGCCACCTGCAGCGGACTATGAGTAGCTTGCCGAAAGAGGAAATTGAGATGATTTTCGTGGAGGTGATTGATCGTGTGTGTGAGTTGATGATTGACCCATTTGGGAATTATGTTGTACAAAAGCTTGTAGAGTTATGTAGTGAGGAACAGAGGACTCGTATTCTTCTTATGCTGACAAACGATGATTTTCAACTTGTCCGGATTTGTCTTAACACTCATGg GATTCGTGCTGTACTGAAATTGTTAGAGAATCTTACTAATCCACAGCAAATATCATTGGTTTTAGCAGCTCTACGCCCTGGGGCAGTTACATTGACCAAGGACACCAATGGTCATTATGTGATCCAGTATTGTGTGAAACATTTCTCTCACGAAGACACtaaa TATCTATTGAATGAGGTGGCAGATAATTGCTATGGAATTGCAACGGACAAAAGTGGGTGTTGTGTATTGCAGCATTGTGTTGAATACTCTAAGGGGGCACAACGAGAGCGTCTGGTGGCAGAGATAATAGCAAATGCACTACTGTTAGCAGAAGACTGTTATGG CAACTACGTGGTGCAACACTTACTGGCACTGAGGGTACCGCAGATAACAGCAAGTCTTCTGAGACAACTTGAAGGGCATTATGTATCTTTCTCCTGCAATAAGTATGGGAGTAATGTCGTAGAGAGGTGCTTGTTAGAATCAGGAGAAGAGCAGTCAACGAGAATTATTATTGAGCTGCTAAGGAGTCCTAATGTTTCTATGCTTCTTATGCATCCTTTTGGAAATTATGTTATCCAGTCCGCTTTGTTGGTCTCTAAG GGTTTTGTCCACGATGCTTTGCGTTATCTCATTAGAATAAACTCTCCAATGATGCGGAGCAATATTTACGGCAAAAAGGTGCTTGCTTGGTTCCAGAAGAGGAGGCCGCCATATATATAG
- the LOC102614027 gene encoding pumilio homolog 12-like isoform X1 has protein sequence MLNSPGNRHLRDETTRFGSPSRGLPAAHFRRPRQESPRLPNTSLNEKSYFDETDLSAYFSHLNVNDRIFDNPVHHFPLVENGFFSHPCQEAEPINQDSSILNLLHNHNFDGLRSNGNELSSVPRNQWMSSLSLKRNQWLQDSFDCSSLRDLRGNIVALAKDQYGCRHLQRTMSSLPKEEIEMIFVEVIDRVCELMIDPFGNYVVQKLVELCSEEQRTRILLMLTNDDFQLVRICLNTHGIRAVLKLLENLTNPQQISLVLAALRPGAVTLTKDTNGHYVIQYCVKHFSHEDTKYLLNEVADNCYGIATDKSGCCVLQHCVEYSKGAQRERLVAEIIANALLLAEDCYGNYVVQHLLALRVPQITASLLRQLEGHYVSFSCNKYGSNVVERCLLESGEEQSTRIIIELLRSPNVSMLLMHPFGNYVIQSALLVSKQGFVHDALRYLIRINSPMMRSNIYGKKVLAWFQKRRPPYI, from the exons ATGTTAAACTCTCCCGGTAACCGACATTTGCGGGATGAAACGACGCGTTTTGGGTCTCCTTCCCGTGGATTACCGGCTGCTCATTTCCGCCGTCCGCGTCAAGAAAGCCCTCGCCTCCCCAACACTTCTTTAAACGAAAAATCCtattttgatgaaactgattTATCTGCTTACTTTTCTCATCTTAATGTCAACGATCGGATTTTTGATAACCCCGTTCACCATTTTCCGCTCGTTGAAAATGGTTTCTTTTCTCATCCTTGCCAAGAAGCAGAACCGATAAACCAAGATTCATCCATTTTGAATCTTCTACATAATCATAATTTTGATGGGTTACGCTCTAACGGAAATGAGTTATCCTCGGTGCCAAGAAACCAATGGATGTCCAGTTTGAGTCTTAAGAGAAATCAATGGTTGCAGGATTCATTTGATTGTTCATCTTTGAGAGATTTGAGGGGCAACATTGTGGCTTTAGCCAAGGATCAATATGGTTGTCGCCACCTGCAGCGGACTATGAGTAGCTTGCCGAAAGAGGAAATTGAGATGATTTTCGTGGAGGTGATTGATCGTGTGTGTGAGTTGATGATTGACCCATTTGGGAATTATGTTGTACAAAAGCTTGTAGAGTTATGTAGTGAGGAACAGAGGACTCGTATTCTTCTTATGCTGACAAACGATGATTTTCAACTTGTCCGGATTTGTCTTAACACTCATGg GATTCGTGCTGTACTGAAATTGTTAGAGAATCTTACTAATCCACAGCAAATATCATTGGTTTTAGCAGCTCTACGCCCTGGGGCAGTTACATTGACCAAGGACACCAATGGTCATTATGTGATCCAGTATTGTGTGAAACATTTCTCTCACGAAGACACtaaa TATCTATTGAATGAGGTGGCAGATAATTGCTATGGAATTGCAACGGACAAAAGTGGGTGTTGTGTATTGCAGCATTGTGTTGAATACTCTAAGGGGGCACAACGAGAGCGTCTGGTGGCAGAGATAATAGCAAATGCACTACTGTTAGCAGAAGACTGTTATGG CAACTACGTGGTGCAACACTTACTGGCACTGAGGGTACCGCAGATAACAGCAAGTCTTCTGAGACAACTTGAAGGGCATTATGTATCTTTCTCCTGCAATAAGTATGGGAGTAATGTCGTAGAGAGGTGCTTGTTAGAATCAGGAGAAGAGCAGTCAACGAGAATTATTATTGAGCTGCTAAGGAGTCCTAATGTTTCTATGCTTCTTATGCATCCTTTTGGAAATTATGTTATCCAGTCCGCTTTGTTGGTCTCTAAG CAGGGTTTTGTCCACGATGCTTTGCGTTATCTCATTAGAATAAACTCTCCAATGATGCGGAGCAATATTTACGGCAAAAAGGTGCTTGCTTGGTTCCAGAAGAGGAGGCCGCCATATATATAG
- the LOC102614027 gene encoding putative pumilio homolog 7, chloroplastic isoform X3, with the protein MLNSPGNRHLRDETTRFGSPSRGLPAAHFRRPRQESPRLPNTSLNEKSYFDETDLSAYFSHLNVNDRIFDNPVHHFPLVENGFFSHPCQEAEPINQDSSILNLLHNHNFDGLRSNGNELSSVPRNQWMSSLSLKRNQWLQDSFDCSSLRDLRGNIVALAKDQYGCRHLQRTMSSLPKEEIEMIFVEVIDRVCELMIDPFGNYVVQKLVELCSEEQRTRILLMLTNDDFQLVRICLNTHGIRAVLKLLENLTNPQQISLVLAALRPGAVTLTKDTNGHYVIQYCVKHFSHEDTKYLLNEVADNCYGIATDKSGCCVLQHCVEYSKGAQRERLVAEIIANALLLAEDCYGNYVVQHLLALRVPQITASLLRQLEGHYVSFSCNKYGSNVVERCLLESGEEQSTRIIIELLRSPNVSMLLMHPFGNYVIQSALLVSKAV; encoded by the exons ATGTTAAACTCTCCCGGTAACCGACATTTGCGGGATGAAACGACGCGTTTTGGGTCTCCTTCCCGTGGATTACCGGCTGCTCATTTCCGCCGTCCGCGTCAAGAAAGCCCTCGCCTCCCCAACACTTCTTTAAACGAAAAATCCtattttgatgaaactgattTATCTGCTTACTTTTCTCATCTTAATGTCAACGATCGGATTTTTGATAACCCCGTTCACCATTTTCCGCTCGTTGAAAATGGTTTCTTTTCTCATCCTTGCCAAGAAGCAGAACCGATAAACCAAGATTCATCCATTTTGAATCTTCTACATAATCATAATTTTGATGGGTTACGCTCTAACGGAAATGAGTTATCCTCGGTGCCAAGAAACCAATGGATGTCCAGTTTGAGTCTTAAGAGAAATCAATGGTTGCAGGATTCATTTGATTGTTCATCTTTGAGAGATTTGAGGGGCAACATTGTGGCTTTAGCCAAGGATCAATATGGTTGTCGCCACCTGCAGCGGACTATGAGTAGCTTGCCGAAAGAGGAAATTGAGATGATTTTCGTGGAGGTGATTGATCGTGTGTGTGAGTTGATGATTGACCCATTTGGGAATTATGTTGTACAAAAGCTTGTAGAGTTATGTAGTGAGGAACAGAGGACTCGTATTCTTCTTATGCTGACAAACGATGATTTTCAACTTGTCCGGATTTGTCTTAACACTCATGg GATTCGTGCTGTACTGAAATTGTTAGAGAATCTTACTAATCCACAGCAAATATCATTGGTTTTAGCAGCTCTACGCCCTGGGGCAGTTACATTGACCAAGGACACCAATGGTCATTATGTGATCCAGTATTGTGTGAAACATTTCTCTCACGAAGACACtaaa TATCTATTGAATGAGGTGGCAGATAATTGCTATGGAATTGCAACGGACAAAAGTGGGTGTTGTGTATTGCAGCATTGTGTTGAATACTCTAAGGGGGCACAACGAGAGCGTCTGGTGGCAGAGATAATAGCAAATGCACTACTGTTAGCAGAAGACTGTTATGG CAACTACGTGGTGCAACACTTACTGGCACTGAGGGTACCGCAGATAACAGCAAGTCTTCTGAGACAACTTGAAGGGCATTATGTATCTTTCTCCTGCAATAAGTATGGGAGTAATGTCGTAGAGAGGTGCTTGTTAGAATCAGGAGAAGAGCAGTCAACGAGAATTATTATTGAGCTGCTAAGGAGTCCTAATGTTTCTATGCTTCTTATGCATCCTTTTGGAAATTATGTTATCCAGTCCGCTTTGTTGGTCTCTAAG GCTGTCTGA